The following proteins come from a genomic window of Micromonas commoda chromosome 2, complete sequence:
- a CDS encoding predicted protein encodes MAGSRELEEMREAIIHCDGSPEMMKHLSGLLAQDLPALNEPACKFVLECVQNLPVKTPVYATLVAMLNHGCGEFVEEVVRATCELLETSLASATLDDRIRARLLLRFVAVWPVVGIVSESAAVDILDAVVCAALDAAEKGEPGWQPRADYLAYIALAALPWAGGTLQKAKEFDRMMDSIEDYLRKRRQGPDPAAMLFAPPAGSAADTVDDWLEECWGRVNEVRKAGAQDEASWTVKSIPPVTDVVTGDEFEYAGHKHTPPPLKVVEMTFSGAAEALAAYPVRPRLRCGNNRSPLNSPVFLFFFFFVFLRKPKRLVSSSRILPQEQTEGLWDAGDWGPLERFVAEEYIADTLWAFEPGFRRDATIPAADQMGTLPLPADHPERCQFLVAETLFGEMLALPRPAHEAVFYHIVIQDLCQAIPSFPKMMAKVVGQMFRQIGRMEFEARERLADWMAHHLSCFELAWPWQSWVHVADQASAHPQRTFCSSVVRRLCRLSYYDRVKESLPDELHCIMPNTPALNPDYILETLNGSSGALRDLQAFMKEKKPAAEVMEWLKTSGKLDALGRAGAAKVLTVAALQHGQKCITHHNVLLKRYEGALTELTQESSEEQGCADVMVAAAAGIWAGTHPHMAVTAVSRLLELGLVKPADVARWLETSISDETAAGTDEDGASRGVAWGTADAWDIACLAVETVAADRVNREWKASAARRKVEAAEAQAARATADADRAASQGRHVDAGRAKEAAGRIEGKIARLRAELDDASLPVEHAGAQLADAAGALCLALVKALAPKLADAAADAAGPTPAEVGADAAPERRDQRALAMCVAALRRFRSYVGAEYEGKVREALGGASAEVATALGEAMSGRVGFSGAAMIE; translated from the exons ATGGCTGGCagtcgcgagctcgaggagatgcGCGAGGCCATCATCCACTGCGACGGCTCGCCCGAGATGATGAAGCACCTCAGCGGGCTTCTGGCGCAGGATCTCCCCGCGCTCAACGAGCCCGCGTGCAAGTTCGTGCTTGAGTGCGTGCAGAACCTGCCGGTCAAAACCCCGGTGTACGCCACTCTCGTGGCGATGCTCAACCACGGCTGCGGCGAgttcgtcgaggaggtggtcCGCGCCACgtgcgagctgctcgagacgtcgctcgcgtccgcaaCCCTCGACGACAGGATCAGGGCTCGCCTTTTGCTCCGTTTTGTCGCGGTGTGGCCCGTCGTTGGCATCGTCTccgagtccgccgcggtggacatcctcgacgccgtggtcTGCGctgcgctcgacgccgcggagaagggcgaGCCCGGATGGCAGCCGCGCGCCGATTACCTCGCAtacatcgccctcgccgcgctcccttGGGCGGGTGGCACGCTCCAAAAGGCCAAGGAATTCGACAGGATGATGGACTCGATCGAGGACTACCTTCGCAAGCGCCGCCAGGGCCCCGACCCGGCCGCGATgctcttcgcgccgcccgcgggttcCGCCGCGGATACCGTGGACGATTGGCTCGAGGAGTGCTGGGGAAGGGTCAACGAGGTGCGCAAGGCGGGAGCGCAGGATGAGGCCTCCTGGACCGTCAAGTCGATCCCGCCGGTGaccgacgtcgtcaccggaGACGAGTTCGAGTATGCCGGGCATAAGcacaccccgccgccgctcaagGTGGTCGAGATGACGTTCAGCggagccgcggaggcgctcgcggcgtaccCCGTGCGTCCCCGTCTCAGGTGCGGAAACAATCGCTCGCCGCTCAATTCCCCAGtcttcctcttcttcttcttcttcgtgtTTTTGCGCAAACCCAAGCGGCTGGTGTCGTCATCGCG GATCCTGCCCCAGGAGCAGACCGAGGGACTGTGGGACGCCGGAGACTGGGGTCCCCTCGAGCGtttcgtcgccgaggagtaCATCGCGGACACGCTCTGGGCGTTCGAACCGGGGTtcaggcgcgacgcgaccatcccggcggcggaccagATGGGCACCCTGCCCCTCCCCGCGGATCACCCGGAGCGATGCCagttcctcgtcgccgagaccCTGTTCGGGGAGATGCTCGCGCTGCCGAGGCCCGCGCACGAGGCCGTGTTCTACCACATCGTGATCCAGGACCTGTGCCAGGCGATCCCGAGCTTCCCGAAGATGATGGCCAAGGTTGTCGGGCAGATGTTCAGGCAGATCGGCCGCATGGAGTTTGAGGCTAGGGAGAGACTGGCCGATTGGATGGCGCACCACCTCTCCTGCTTCGAGCTCGCGTGGCCCTGGCAGAGCTGGGTGCACGTCGCGGATCAGGCTTCGGCACATCCGCAGCGAACGTTCTGCAGCTCCGTGGTGCGAAGGCTCTGCCGTCTGAGCTACTACGATCGCGTCAAGGAGAGCCTCCCCGACGAGCTCCACTGCATCATGCCCAACACCCCCGCCCTCAACCCCGATTACATCCTGGAGACCCTCAACGGCAGCAGTGGCGCGCTGAGAGACCTGCAGGCGTTCATGAAGGAGAAGAAACCCGCGGCCGAGGTCATGGAGTGGCTCAAGACCAGCGGcaagctcgacgccctcggccgcgccggcgccgccaaggtgctcaccgtcgcggctctcCAACACGGCCAAAAGTGCATCACCCACCACAACGTGCTCCTAAAGCGGTACGAGGGCGCGCTGACGGAGCTCACGCAGGAATCCTCAGAGGAGCAGGGATGCGCGGACGTCatggtggccgccgccgccggtatCTGGGCGGGCACCCACCCCCACAtggccgtcaccgccgtgtCCCGActtctcgagctcgggcTGGTCAagcccgccgacgtcgcgagaTGGCTCGAGACGTCCATCTCCgacgagaccgccgccgggaccgacgaggacggcgcctcgcgcggcgtcgcgtgggGCACGGCGGACGCCTGGGACATCGCgtgcctcgccgtcgagacAGTCGCGGCGGATCGAGTGAACCGCGAGTGGAAAGCGTCGGCTGCTCGGCGAAAGgtggaagccgccgaggctcaggcggcgagggccaccgccgacgcggaccgcgccgcgtcgcaggggcgacacgtcgacgccggccgcgcgaaggaggcggcgggtcggaTCGAGGGTAAGATTGCCaggcttcgcgccgagctcgacgacgcgagccttCCCGTTGAACACGCGGGGGCGCAGCTGGcagacgccgcgggcgcgctgtGCCTGGCGCtcgtcaaggcgctcgcgccgaagctggcggacgccgcggcggacgccgccggcccgacgcccgcggaggttggcgcggatgcggcgcCGGAGCGAAGGGACCAGAGGGCTCTGGCCatgtgcgtcgcggcgctgcgaagGTTCCGATCGTACGTCGGAGCCGAGTACGAGGGTAAGGTGAGGGAGGCGCtgggcggggcgagcgcggaggttgcgacggcgctcggggAGGCGATGAGCGGGCGCGTGGGTTtcagcggcgcggcgatgattGAGTAG